A genomic segment from Paenibacillus sp. FSL K6-1096 encodes:
- the glgP gene encoding alpha-glucan family phosphorylase, whose product MSEKPLPSVAYFSMEYGLHSDFKMYAGGLGILAGDYIKGARDIGAPIIPIGLKWKQGYTDQKIDADGNPYDSYHNYVYDFLEDTGVTVTVKIRKTDVRCKVWKTDHFGNNPLYLLDTDIPENSDAWITGQLYGWFGEERIAQEIVLGVGGVKAMRALGIPIDVYHFNEGHAALAAIELIREKMSGGSTFEEAWRATREEVVFTTHTPIKEGNETHPLDRLDYMGAFNGLTRAQMERIGGEPFNMTVAGLRLSRISNAVAQLHADTANTMWKEVAGRSAIIGITNAIHTPTWADERMTRAFEEGGDLWAVHKEIKQELIGFIEERSGIALNADNLLIGFSRRAAPYKRSDLIFSRPDIIEPYLESGRIQIVFSGKAHPLDDNGKRIVSNLVAMMRKYPKSVVFLENYDMTIGAQLTRGADIWLNNPRRPLEASGTSGMKAAMNGVLNCSILDGWWPEACIDGENGWQIGDGFETTDFAVLDQHDSEALYDTLLNRVLPVFYDDQAKWVQMMHRSIETTRTEFATKRMLDEYYNRMYIRS is encoded by the coding sequence GTGAGCGAGAAACCCTTACCGTCAGTAGCTTATTTCAGCATGGAGTACGGACTGCATTCCGACTTCAAAATGTACGCCGGAGGCCTGGGTATCCTGGCCGGAGATTATATCAAGGGCGCGCGGGACATCGGGGCCCCCATCATCCCCATCGGGCTCAAATGGAAGCAGGGCTATACGGACCAGAAGATTGATGCAGACGGCAACCCCTACGACTCCTACCACAACTATGTGTATGACTTCCTCGAAGATACAGGCGTCACTGTCACCGTCAAAATCAGAAAAACCGATGTCCGCTGCAAAGTGTGGAAAACAGACCATTTCGGCAACAATCCGCTGTATCTGCTGGATACCGATATCCCGGAGAACAGCGATGCCTGGATCACAGGCCAGCTCTACGGCTGGTTCGGGGAGGAGCGGATCGCCCAGGAGATCGTGCTGGGGGTCGGCGGCGTCAAAGCCATGCGCGCCCTGGGCATTCCCATCGATGTCTATCATTTCAACGAAGGACATGCGGCCCTGGCCGCGATCGAGCTGATCCGTGAGAAAATGTCCGGCGGCAGTACGTTTGAAGAAGCCTGGAGAGCTACACGGGAAGAGGTTGTGTTCACTACCCATACCCCGATCAAGGAAGGCAATGAGACCCATCCGCTGGACCGTCTCGACTACATGGGAGCGTTCAATGGCTTAACCCGGGCGCAGATGGAGCGGATCGGCGGAGAGCCCTTTAATATGACCGTCGCAGGCCTGCGGCTGTCGCGGATCTCGAATGCGGTGGCCCAGCTTCATGCCGACACTGCGAACACAATGTGGAAGGAAGTCGCCGGCAGATCCGCCATCATCGGCATCACCAATGCGATTCATACCCCTACCTGGGCGGATGAGCGGATGACCCGCGCCTTCGAGGAAGGCGGCGATCTGTGGGCCGTGCACAAGGAGATCAAGCAGGAGCTGATTGGCTTCATCGAAGAGCGCTCCGGCATCGCCCTGAATGCAGATAATCTGCTAATCGGCTTCTCCCGCCGGGCTGCTCCTTATAAGCGCAGCGACCTGATTTTCTCCCGGCCGGACATTATAGAGCCTTATCTGGAGAGCGGCAGGATCCAGATTGTTTTCTCCGGCAAGGCCCATCCGCTGGACGACAACGGCAAGCGCATCGTCAGCAACCTCGTAGCCATGATGAGAAAATATCCGAAGAGCGTAGTCTTCCTGGAGAACTACGATATGACCATCGGCGCACAGCTGACCCGCGGTGCTGATATCTGGCTGAACAACCCGCGCCGGCCGCTGGAGGCGAGTGGAACCTCGGGGATGAAGGCCGCCATGAACGGCGTGCTGAACTGCTCCATCCTGGACGGCTGGTGGCCGGAGGCCTGCATCGACGGCGAGAACGGCTGGCAGATCGGCGATGGCTTCGAGACGACCGATTTCGCAGTGCTTGACCAGCACGACAGTGAAGCCTTGTACGATACGCTTCTTAACCGTG
- the rbsK gene encoding ribokinase has product MDMVVRADRAPEAGETLLGQGFALSPGGKGANQAVAAARLGAEVTMIGRVGKDAFGSGLLEIMKQEQVNTAYISQSASQATGVASIVVDGAGENRIIVVPGANVEMTPADIEALEAVIGEARIVVMQLETDLAMCEAAAGIASRCGIPVILNPAPAQPLRDELLKHVTYLTPNETEAGILAGISVESLEDAEQAAGIMLQKGVQHVIVTLGSEGALIVNTTGSRHVPGFPVQAVDTVAAGDSFNGALAWQLTCGTPLEEAVRFANAVGALAVGKTGAISSLPRLQEVEQFLQNAADAKST; this is encoded by the coding sequence ATGGATATGGTAGTGCGGGCGGACCGGGCGCCTGAAGCAGGCGAGACCCTGCTGGGCCAGGGCTTTGCGCTGTCTCCGGGAGGCAAAGGGGCGAACCAGGCGGTTGCGGCAGCACGGCTCGGGGCGGAGGTCACGATGATCGGCAGAGTCGGGAAGGATGCATTCGGCAGCGGGCTGCTGGAGATTATGAAGCAGGAGCAGGTGAACACCGCGTACATCTCACAGAGCGCTTCCCAGGCAACGGGGGTAGCCTCGATTGTGGTGGACGGAGCCGGGGAGAACCGGATTATCGTGGTGCCAGGTGCCAATGTAGAGATGACGCCGGCGGATATTGAAGCGCTGGAGGCGGTGATCGGTGAGGCCCGGATCGTGGTGATGCAGCTGGAGACGGATCTGGCGATGTGCGAGGCGGCGGCAGGGATCGCGTCCCGATGCGGAATTCCGGTCATTCTCAATCCGGCACCGGCCCAGCCGCTCAGGGATGAGCTGCTCAAGCATGTTACCTATCTGACGCCGAATGAGACGGAGGCGGGCATACTGGCCGGCATCTCTGTTGAGAGTCTGGAGGATGCGGAGCAGGCGGCCGGAATCATGCTGCAAAAAGGGGTTCAGCACGTTATCGTAACCTTGGGCTCCGAAGGGGCGCTGATCGTAAATACAACGGGAAGCCGCCATGTTCCCGGGTTCCCGGTGCAAGCGGTTGATACAGTGGCCGCCGGAGATTCCTTCAACGGGGCACTGGCTTGGCAGCTGACCTGCGGCACGCCGCTGGAGGAAGCGGTCCGCTTCGCGAATGCTGTCGGTGCACTGGCGGTGGGCAAGACGGGAGCGATCTCCTCGCTGCCAAGGCTGCAAGAGGTAGAGCAGTTCCTCCAGAACGCCGCAGATGCAAAAAGCACGTAA
- the aroD gene encoding type I 3-dehydroquinate dehydratase, producing the protein MSGTVTVKNITLGEGMPKICVPLVGTTLAELRGEAEALKALAPDVVEWRCDYFIEVDNLTAVQEALEVIHGVLPEIPLIFTFRSAKEGGEREISTEYYIRLNEAAAASGLVDIIDVELFNEEADVRRLIAAAHGQAVFVILSNHDFHGTPSGEEIVSRLRRAQELGGDLPKIAVMPQHAGDVLTLLAATHQMREQYADRPIITMSMAGEGVISRLAGEIFGSALTFGAAHKPSAPGQVAVAELRRVLELLHRSL; encoded by the coding sequence ATGAGCGGTACAGTAACGGTCAAGAATATCACCCTTGGGGAGGGAATGCCCAAAATCTGCGTTCCGCTGGTCGGGACAACGCTGGCCGAGCTGCGCGGGGAAGCTGAAGCGCTGAAGGCGCTGGCCCCGGATGTGGTGGAGTGGCGCTGCGATTACTTCATAGAGGTGGACAACCTTACAGCCGTACAAGAGGCGCTTGAAGTGATTCACGGTGTGCTGCCGGAGATTCCGCTGATCTTCACCTTCCGCAGCGCTAAGGAAGGCGGGGAGCGGGAGATCTCCACGGAATATTACATCCGCCTCAATGAAGCGGCGGCCGCGAGCGGGCTGGTGGATATCATTGATGTGGAGCTGTTCAATGAAGAAGCGGATGTCCGCAGGCTGATTGCAGCGGCGCATGGGCAGGCGGTGTTCGTCATTCTCTCGAATCACGACTTCCACGGAACGCCGTCCGGGGAGGAGATCGTCTCCCGGCTGCGCCGGGCGCAGGAGCTGGGCGGGGATCTGCCGAAGATTGCCGTCATGCCGCAGCATGCGGGAGATGTGCTTACGCTGCTGGCGGCCACGCACCAGATGAGGGAGCAGTATGCCGACCGGCCGATCATTACGATGTCGATGGCCGGAGAAGGCGTGATCAGCCGGCTGGCCGGAGAGATTTTCGGCTCGGCCCTGACCTTCGGGGCGGCGCACAAGCCTTCGGCCCCGGGGCAGGTGGCGGTGGCGGAGTTGCGCCGGGTGCTGGAGCTGCTGCACCGCAGCCTGTAG
- a CDS encoding response regulator transcription factor — protein sequence MTESILVIEDEVRIARLLQIELECEGYRVSIAGSGHQGLEMYQEEQPDLLLLDVMLPGFSGIELLRRIRAVDAETPVLLLTAKSSVEDKVSGLDLGANDYITKPFQIEELLARVRAALRLASGRKTTEAASRLRADDLELNEATREVKRAGRSIELTPREFDLLVFLLKNKRQVLNREQIMAAVWGYDYYGDTNIVDVYIRYVRKKITQGNQEELIHTVRGIGYVLKDSP from the coding sequence GTGACAGAATCGATTCTGGTTATTGAGGATGAGGTTAGAATTGCCCGGCTGCTGCAGATTGAGCTGGAGTGTGAGGGATACCGTGTGTCTATTGCCGGCAGCGGCCATCAGGGGCTGGAGATGTATCAGGAGGAGCAGCCGGATCTGCTGCTGCTGGATGTCATGCTGCCCGGATTCAGCGGGATCGAGCTGCTGCGGCGTATCCGGGCGGTGGATGCTGAGACTCCCGTGCTGCTGCTTACAGCCAAAAGCTCGGTAGAGGACAAGGTCTCCGGCCTTGATCTGGGGGCCAATGATTATATCACCAAGCCGTTCCAGATCGAGGAGCTGCTGGCGCGTGTCCGCGCGGCGCTGCGGCTGGCCTCGGGCCGGAAGACCACGGAAGCCGCCTCCCGGCTGCGGGCAGATGATCTGGAGCTGAATGAAGCGACCCGTGAGGTGAAGCGCGCCGGGAGAAGTATAGAGCTGACACCGCGCGAGTTCGATCTGCTGGTGTTCCTGCTGAAGAACAAGCGTCAGGTGCTGAACAGGGAGCAGATTATGGCTGCGGTGTGGGGATACGATTATTACGGGGATACGAATATCGTGGATGTCTACATCCGTTATGTCCGCAAGAAGATTACGCAGGGTAATCAGGAAGAGTTGATTCATACCGTACGCGGCATTGGTTATGTGCTGAAGGATTCGCCATGA
- a CDS encoding HAMP domain-containing sensor histidine kinase, giving the protein MKLRSTIHLYSSVLFAVLLIVMNLFIYTVFSRMSLNSQLEQAAASAARIAADMRKAGSGATVTQLLRAYVPVEGMLRLLAPDGSGPPPVTSASGQEISRLKPVYHSAKQAEIIQAGGHSYAFVSIPVIWMDGNVLNVQLTTSLESTTNTLRVLRLVLAGATLAVLLPLLLSGRLLSGLIMRPIVHMTATMQEIRRSGQFRRLTLKESSKDELVEMGRTFNEMIGLLERNYQKQEKFVSDASHELRTPLTVIESYASLLKRRGQDHPELFQESVEAIHTEAIRMKEMTEQLLLLAKHPEQWELEMKQVDLVELARSSAKAFDKAYGREIRVQAKGPIEGYSDEAKLRQLLFIFLDNARKYSDGEITVSLEAAGAERRIVITDQGIGISPEELPKVFDRFYRVDEARTRERGGAGLGLSLAAEIAEAIGAKLSMDSAVGSGTSVTIRVAAESRGQL; this is encoded by the coding sequence ATGAAGCTGCGCAGTACAATTCATCTGTATTCCAGTGTGCTGTTTGCCGTGCTGCTTATCGTCATGAATCTGTTCATCTACACCGTGTTCAGCCGGATGTCCTTGAACAGCCAGCTGGAGCAGGCGGCTGCTTCGGCAGCCAGGATCGCAGCCGATATGAGAAAGGCAGGAAGCGGGGCCACGGTAACCCAGCTGCTCCGCGCCTATGTGCCGGTGGAGGGGATGCTGCGGCTGCTTGCGCCGGACGGAAGCGGCCCGCCGCCGGTGACGTCAGCCTCCGGGCAGGAGATCAGCCGGCTGAAGCCGGTCTATCATTCAGCGAAGCAGGCGGAAATTATTCAGGCGGGCGGACACTCTTATGCGTTCGTGAGCATTCCGGTGATCTGGATGGACGGGAATGTCCTGAATGTCCAGCTGACCACAAGCCTGGAGAGTACGACGAATACCCTTCGCGTGCTCCGGCTGGTGCTGGCCGGGGCTACGCTTGCCGTGCTGCTGCCGTTGCTGCTCTCCGGCCGTCTTTTGTCAGGGCTGATCATGCGTCCCATCGTCCACATGACGGCTACTATGCAGGAGATCCGGCGCAGCGGCCAATTCCGCAGGCTGACGCTGAAGGAGAGCTCCAAGGATGAACTGGTGGAGATGGGGCGTACCTTCAACGAGATGATCGGCCTGCTGGAACGCAACTATCAGAAGCAGGAGAAGTTCGTGTCGGATGCATCCCATGAGCTGCGCACCCCGCTGACGGTTATTGAGAGCTATGCCAGCCTGCTGAAGCGCAGAGGACAGGACCACCCGGAGCTGTTCCAGGAATCGGTGGAAGCCATTCATACCGAAGCGATCCGCATGAAGGAAATGACAGAGCAGCTGCTGCTGCTGGCGAAGCATCCCGAGCAGTGGGAGCTGGAGATGAAGCAGGTGGATCTGGTGGAGCTGGCCCGTTCATCGGCTAAGGCTTTTGATAAGGCGTACGGAAGAGAGATCAGGGTTCAGGCAAAAGGTCCAATTGAAGGATATAGCGATGAAGCCAAGCTCAGGCAGCTGCTGTTCATCTTCCTGGACAATGCCCGCAAATACAGTGACGGCGAGATTACGGTCAGTCTGGAGGCTGCCGGAGCAGAGCGGAGGATTGTGATTACCGACCAGGGAATTGGAATCTCCCCGGAGGAGCTGCCGAAGGTATTCGACCGGTTCTACAGAGTGGATGAGGCCAGAACCCGGGAGCGTGGAGGGGCAGGTCTGGGCCTGTCGCTTGCCGCAGAAATCGCCGAAGCGATCGGAGCCAAGCTGTCTATGGACAGTGCGGTAGGCAGCGGTACCTCGGTGACGATCCGGGTTGCCGCAGAGAGCAGGGGGCAGCTATGA